tatgtttacgcgagcgttacttttgtAGTAATAACCTACGATACGtcactccgcgtaaacgagtgacgTATCccaagttactacagaagtaacgctcgcgtaaacatagttTACATAGCATAGGTTCGCCACCggatatattgtaatattatatggTTATATCGCGCTGAGAtgacgacgcggacgcggcGCAATCCGTAAAGGCGTAACAGATCCGTCAGGCGAACTCCGTGCGATCGTATTACTCGTATGACGGACTTTTCATGACGTAATTATGCGGGTAGTACGATGAGTGATATATGCGAGATACACCTTAGTGACTAGCAGTTGCAAGTGTATTTTCTACAATCACTCTGATTATTGCTTATGTTGGATCATAATACTTGTtccatattatacatatacattatgtatatgtatattattagattTGAACCGCGAGATTGTAATTGATGCTGGGATCAGGGATGGCTATTCTTTAAGTACTCGTCTCGTTGCGTCTCGAATTATAACTTTGAGTTAttgtgaataaatatataaataatgaaaattttaacatcatCGGGAATGTTGgtgaaagtataatatttggTTGTATGTAGACAAGTTACAGCATTTTCAAGTTTCTAAACATATAGCTTAATTTCAAGAACGGGCGCGCTCTGTGAATAATGCAAGTTTTAACACCGTGCAAAAGTATTGAACACgtagagagggagagagagagagagagagagagagggatttaaaaagaaaatgagatGTATATCTTGATATGCGAGTGactatatttttagttattattgcgttatataactaattaaaatactcTAGTAACAGGcggatatataaatataataaatatatattttaaaatacatattaggatattatatcataaattatacaggaaatatattataacaatatttctattaatttatagacatagaatatataataaaatttagacataaaatatgtaaagacAAATTAAATGTCGTTACTTATTGCGTGTTATACTACTCGCATATAGTAGTgtatgtgcgtgcgcgcgcacgcgtattttataatgcattttCGAGTTGCAAACGTAACATAGATCTAAAAGCGATATAATCATCTACAACTTAACGCTTTAATTTTCCGTGCGTTTTTTGCTTTATAGgattttttagattattgAGAGGAGAGTTtcctataaatattaacttttcaaATTCCCGAAGATCTGTCtcatttgtatttaatattttacgatttaacGTTCGATAATACGGAATATAATACGAAATACAACTAATAGCTTATTTTTACACGTGTCGGTAGCCAAGGCGGACTAGAACAAAGCACACTAATAATATGGCTATAGAATTTGAAAAGCTGCAAGTTGCTCCACTCGCCTTCCAGCAGACGTCCAGCTTACAGTTGGACGCCAGCTGGCCGAACTTGCTCTTCAGTAATTCCCAATCGCAAAGGCCCACTTGACAGCCATTGTACCGTATTGGTTTCTCCGCCAGATAAAACATCACTTTATTGCGGTTATTACTGTCGTTGcatctgcaataatattttttactaaagttagaatttattaatattaatatttacataacatGATTTCCGTTGTGTAGCAGTGACTGATTGACTTTGgttattttatcaaagataACGTACAGCATGATTTATCTGTATGTGTTTATAATgtttagatatattaaaactaaCGTGACTAAAGCGAATTTCACGTGCCAATTAAATTACGTCAActcatttcatttttttttatttacgttgtatgaaaaattataagataccTTGACTTACGTATTAGTAGtattttttgaagaaatgcaatttaaaaacattagaTATCAtcagtaaaaaagaaaacaaacatAATTTGTAAGTGAAACCGCAGTGAAAATAATGGGACTAGGAGAATCTATATCTAAAAACAAAACGAAAACAAATTTCAAAACTTGAGAAAATTTGTGATCATAAGagtgttaaaatattagatactAGATACTCCAGTTTAAAGCGATTAAACACAATTACCagcttaattatataatcgatTCCAGATTAAAATCGATCGAATTgagagataaataataataaataatttccgtATAAAGGATCGaagtaaaaagataataaagataagaatAGAGGATAAGGATAAAGGACAGATATATTTACTTGTAAAATACTGCGATGAGATTCCCGGCGAAGGACGATATCAGTGACGTGCGCCATTGACGTCTAGCCACGTCTTTGTAATTATAAGCGGTCAGCCGCGTCTGGTCTTCATTTATGCCCATCGTAGTCAGAAGATTTTGCAGGCTGACGATATCACTGAAGTAGAAGATGCCCGCGGGTTCGTTCGACATCTCGTCGCGTGCTATATTCctgattaaaatatacacttataaattttttctccttttttcgatCACGAAGCATATAGTACCAGTATTCAAACTGGAAgcgctatatattttaacgctTTTATAACTGCAACTTTCTCTCCTAAGAGTTCGAAACAAAAAACTCGACTCAATAGGCTAAATGTCCgataacttaaaataaaaaattcgataGGGTAGCTtgaatacatattatagaatTCTCGGTAAATCGCGGAATGTCAAGAACGAGAAACGCGACGTTTGTAACGGAACTCGCTGCGTTACTTATAATGTACCAAAAGTGTCGCATCATGTCGTGCAACAGAGGACATCCTAAACGAGTGTTGATATCTCGTCCGTAACCCGCTTTGTAATAGTAATCGAGGTCCTCCCTGTATTCCAAAACGCGGAGTTCCTCCTTGCTGAAGACGGCGCACCAAGGTGAAAGTTCGGTGACAGACCAGGCCTTCTGATATCGACACGCGTCGTACATAGCGTCGAccatatctaaaaatattccaaAACATCATTGCCGATTGTGTCTCTACATGTCTCTATATACTATTctcaataaatattcaaatttttcacatcCGCGAAggaattttcaataattataattatatatatacattgcgtgtagaattattattaactgaagaattaaaatatatttctttagtCAAATTTGATTTGCTCTGttttcaagaatttaatttttttatttaagatatttatatcgGACTTTGATTaaggataaatataattgatgcATGCGTTTACAATAATTGTGCACGTACCAGCAGAAATATTGTACAGAAAACCGAGTCGTCTGCTAACGTTCTTCAAAAGATTCTGGAATTCTGGCCCAGCGTCGAATCTGCTGTGTTCCATATTCTCAAACGATCCCTCGTTATTCTCCTCGTTTTTCCACACGCCGCATGTTTTGTACGCCTGCAAGATTAATCAACTCAGACAGACTGATTGTGAGGTAAATTCAAACCGACTTGGATCGACTTTGatcctaaataaaatattaagaaatgaaattaatagataaatcttttgatatttaaaattattcagttTCTAGAAGTATCTGAAATTCGAAAGCTTTTTACgaatttacgtttatattttatcgaacaAAAACTTtggtttttatgtttattatatttttttacctaaGTCAGAGAGAGAGCCag
This sequence is a window from Temnothorax longispinosus isolate EJ_2023e chromosome 11, Tlon_JGU_v1, whole genome shotgun sequence. Protein-coding genes within it:
- the LOC139821609 gene encoding multiple inositol polyphosphate phosphatase 1-like, yielding MSALLLLLVASLLTPPSVHVLARDVDFCFVDEDDPYLYMGTKTAYHFVHGGKTRFQTVPNCRPVQIWMLAAHGTRCPTMHEIDKIVSLTNLKEQILQNHEERREGHMCNRDLENLRRWKPDEYLSSQRAEVLTPQGVEDMKLLARRLQSNFPELLLPNIHNITSTNYKFRATEARDSMTSFMEGLFGSRSAVLPEESSLNDTLLTAYKTCGVWKNEENNEGSFENMEHSRFDAGPEFQNLLKNVSRRLGFLYNISADMVDAMYDACRYQKAWSVTELSPWCAVFSKEELRVLEYREDLDYYYKAGYGRDINTRLGCPLLHDMMRHFWNIARDEMSNEPAGIFYFSDIVSLQNLLTTMGINEDQTRLTAYNYKDVARRQWRTSLISSFAGNLIAVFYKCNDSNNRNKVMFYLAEKPIRYNGCQVGLCDWELLKSKFGQLASNCKLDVCWKASGATCSFSNSIAILLVCFVLVRLGYRHV